A stretch of the Uranotaenia lowii strain MFRU-FL chromosome 3, ASM2978415v1, whole genome shotgun sequence genome encodes the following:
- the LOC129750703 gene encoding ataxin-2 homolog isoform X1, with the protein MNSKRNSKARPGPTRTPRQRSIVADGIYSNALFMHAATSHVGNIVQVQTASGIIFEGVFRTFSSQFQVVLEMAHRIEIGPDNESKILVDSVVDRLIFKPGDIVSISAKDVDLDYATRDTFKTDTAISRCNGNGRPEERELEPWDESGALNGDCEFSLELDANANGWDVNDMFHKNETIYGVQSTFDQSLTGYTVQIQKKDSDDFKNQESEAERIANEIESNPIYKDRIDLENGDEESAFAAVVRPANASPVQPSSANSSSAQSSNSMNDKGGSSNNNSSNNNTVMPSNAKYIVPAKRKPGQAGKLTVRSTPPPALANNGAPPSQQQQQQQQQQPQQPPSQQPQSPQAPPHSKNTYPSMSMPSQQQQQQQQQQQQQQQQQPQSQPQQSAPVNQHGGGMQQQQQQPQYGGMHSNQYGGHVPQHQNHQQQQQQQQVPPPQQQQQQHNQSSSVVNSSNNMNKMNGDGGARDMSQSSNNMNVNSNTKPMPQRTVRQPQQYQNTAPVNYSEPPPSLGPQQMQSMGKPPMHVTHGPHHGVATHMPPPPVAVAAGDPSQIQPPQVVMQPHHVVLPPPMINVGGPAPPQQQQMQQPPPQPQRPVVVRSRDMEVDNLRKFQQDFKLAPPQQQQPPMHQQPPPQQHAVQQTMQQQEQSPMESSPPIAQKHSEPPPHQQQQNQASQTPSGIVHQQPPQHMIQSQQQSQRPPQQPTPPQTQQQSTSTSPPQSSLHNSSNTSNSSQQINTSASSTGSGSVISSNPATAGGQSQNSSLLDVSNTSGASVNTSTDGSAKVPPVKKTFTLNPAAKPFTPRSPSTQNPSRHTSSSPHTPQTPGPIMSQAPPQPQQQQPQQQQQPPQQQTGYPGQQQHVAAPQQIIMSYMMPPQATFQTTQQHPHAGQQTRIRKGGFRVPVAAQIQVAAATGQPLVAPGPIQMLPPYPPTFHHQPFQPAPSFPQYRIYHESPQPTQLQYLAPTPPSTTPSPGQPHQQYHPGPQPSPAAAGPQAYAPAHQQQPPHYPMMCPIVAAPPQIMPTVYPNMAQQQQNHHQQNLHVMHVAQHPSAQ; encoded by the exons GACCCCGCGGCAACGGTCAATCGTGGCGGACGGCATCTACAGCAACGCGCTGTTCATGCATGCGGCCACCTCACATGTCGGCAACATCGTCCAGGTCCAGACGGCATCCGGTATCATATTCGAAGGAGTCTTTCGGACGTTCTCGTCGCAATTTCAG GTTGTACTGGAAATGGCCCATCGTATTGAGATCGGCCCAGACAACGAGAGCAAAATACTCGTCGATTCGGTGGTGGATCGACTCATCTTCAAACCCGGCGACATTGTTAGTATTTCTGCCAAAGACGTCGACCTAGACTACGCCACACGGGACACCTTCAAGACGGACACGGCCATATCCCGGTGCAACGGAAACGGCCGGCCAGAAGAACGGGAGCTCGAACCGTGGGATGAAAGTGGAGCCCTGAACGGAGATTGCGAGTTCAGTCTGGAACTAGATGCCAATGCAAATGGGTGGGATGTGAATGATATGTTCCACAAGAACGAAACGATTTACGGAGTACAGTCTACGTTTGATCAATCGTTAACCGGGTACACGGTTCAGATTCAGAAGAAGGATTCTGACGACTTCAAAAATCAGGAATCGGAAGCAGAACGAATTGCTAACGAGATAGAAAGCAATCCGATTTATAAGGATAGGATTGATTTGGAGAACGGCGACGAGGAATCGGCTTTTGCAGCTGTTGTCCGACCGGCGAACGCCAGTCCAGTTCAGCCATCATCGGCGAACTCATCTTCAGCACAAAGCTCTAATAGTATGAACGACAAGGGAGGTAGCAGCAACAATAATTCTAGTAACAATAATACAGTGATGCCATCGAACGCGAAGTATATCGTACCGGCCAAACGTAAACCAGGTCAAGCCGGAAAACTAACAGTGCGGAGTACTCCACCTCCAGCTCTTGCAAATAACGGTGCACCACCAAgccaacagcaacagcagcagcagcagcaacaaccaCAACAGCCACCCTCGCAACAACCACAGAGTCCACAGGCACCTCCCCATTCGAAGAATACCTATCCTAGTATGTCGATGCCAtcgcagcagcaacagcagcagcagcaacaacaacagcagcagcaacagcaacaacccCAATCTCAGCCTCAACAGTCAGCTCCTGTGAATCAACACGGAGGAGGAatgcaacagcagcaacagcaacctCAGTACGGTGGGATGCATTCGAATCAGTATGGTGGTCATGTTCCACAGCATCAGAaccatcaacaacaacagcagcagcagcaagtcCCGCCgccccagcagcagcagcaacagcataACCAATCATCTTCAGTTGTAAATAGTAGtaataatatgaataaaatgaacGGTGACGGTGGTGCCCGGGACATGTCACAATCTAGTAATAATATGAATGTAAATAGTAATACTAAGCCAATGCCGCAGCGAACAGTTCGGCAGCCACAGCAATACCAGAACACGGCACCGGTGAACTACAGTGAGCCGCCGCCCTCGTTGGGTCCACAGCAAATGCAATCTATGGGCAAACCTCCGATGCACGTTACTCACGGGCCCCATCATGGAGTTGCCACACACATGCCGCCACCACCAGTTGCGGTTGCGGCCGGAGATCCATCGCAAATTCAACCACCACAAGTGGTTATGCAACCACATCACGTTGTGCTGCCGCCTCCAATGATAAACGTTGGAGGACCCGCCCCTCCCCAGCAGCAACAAATGCAACAACCCCCACCACAACCTCAACGACCGGTTGTGGTGCGCTCTCGCGATATGGAAGTCGACAACCTACGCAAATTCCAGCAGGATTTCAAACTTGCACcaccccaacaacagcaacctCCTATGCATCAACAACCGCCCCCGCAGCAACACGCAGTTCAACAAACCATGCAGCAACAGGAGCAATCCCCAATGGAATCCTCCCCTCCGATCGCTCAAAAACACTCAGAACCGCCAccacaccagcagcagcagaaccAAGCGTCGCAAACACCCTCGGGAATTGTTCACCAACAACCCCCGCAGCATATGATTCAATCTCAGCAACAATCTCAACGACCACCCCAACAACCAACCCCTCCCCAAACCCAGCAACAATCCACATCCACTTCGCCCCCACAGTCATCACTGCACAATAGCAGCAACACCTCCAATTCAAGTCAACAGATCAATACTTCGGCTAGCAGTACCGGTAGCGGTAGTGTGATCAGCTCCAACCCTGCTACCGCCGGTGGCCAAAGTCAGAACAGTTCCCTGCTGGACGTCAGCAACACCAGTGGAGCTTCCGTGAACACCAGCACGGATGGTTCCGCCAAGGTCCCTCCGGTGAAGAAAACTTTCACCCTGAACCCTGCAGCGAAACCATTCACGCCACGTAGTCCCAGCACCCAGAACCCATCACG TCACACGTCTTCTAGCCCGCACACGCCGCAAACTCCGGGGCCGATCATGAGCCAGGCACCGCCGCAACCGCAGCAACAGCAgccacagcagcagcaacaacccCCGCAGCAACAAACGGGCTATCCGGGCCAGCAGCAGCACGTCGCCGCCCCGCAGCAGATCATCATGTCTTACATGATGCCCCCGCAGGCCACATTCCAGACAACCCAGCAGCATCCCCACGCCGGCCAGCAGACCCGCATCCGGAAAGGTGGGTTCCGAG TACCGGTTGCAGCCCAGATACAGGTTGCCGCGGCTACTGGACAGCCGCTGGTGGCTCCCGGACCAATCCAGATGCTGCCTCCCTACCCGCCAACTTTCCACCATCAGCCCTTCCAGCCGGCGCCGTCATTCCCGCAGTACCGAATCTATCACGAAAGCCCGCAACCCACGCAGCTCCAATACCTGGCCCCGACACCGCCCTCCACGACTCCCTCGCCCGGTCAACCCCATCAGCAGTACCACCCGGGACCGCAACCATCTCCGGCAGCGGCCGGACCGCAAGCCTACGCTCCCGCTCACCAGCAGCAGCCTCCGCACTATCCGATGATGTGCCCGATCGTGGCTGCCCCACCCCAGATTATGCCCACAGTTTATCCGAACATggcgcagcagcagcagaaccaTCACCAGCAAAATCTGCACGTGATGCATGTCGCGCAGCATCCTTCCGCTCAGTAG
- the LOC129750703 gene encoding ataxin-2 homolog isoform X2: MNSKRNSKARPGPTRTPRQRSIVADGIYSNALFMHAATSHVGNIVQVQTASGIIFEGVFRTFSSQFQVVLEMAHRIEIGPDNESKILVDSVVDRLIFKPGDIVSISAKDVDLDYATRDTFKTDTAISRCNGNGRPEERELEPWDESGALNGDCEFSLELDANANGWDVNDMFHKNETIYGVQSTFDQSLTGYTVQIQKKDSDDFKNQESEAERIANEIESNPIYKDRIDLENGDEESAFAAVVRPANASPVQPSSANSSSAQSSNSMNDKGGSSNNNSSNNNTVMPSNAKYIVPAKRKPGQAGKLTVRSTPPPALANNGAPPSQQQQQQQQQQPQQPPSQQPQSPQAPPHSKNTYPSMSMPSQQQQQQQQQQQQQQQQQPQSQPQQSAPVNQHGGGMQQQQQQPQYGGMHSNQYGGHVPQHQNHQQQQQQQQVPPPQQQQQQHNQSSSVVNSSNNMNKMNGDGGARDMSQSSNNMNVNSNTKPMPQRTVRQPQQYQNTAPVNYSEPPPSLGPQQMQSMGKPPMHVTHGPHHGVATHMPPPPVAVAAGDPSQIQPPQVVMQPHHVVLPPPMINVGGPAPPQQQQMQQPPPQPQRPVVVRSRDMEVDNLRKFQQDFKLAPPQQQQPPMHQQPPPQQHAVQQTMQQQEQSPMESSPPIAQKHSEPPPHQQQQNQASQTPSGIVHQQPPQHMIQSQQQSQRPPQQPTPPQTQQQSTSTSPPQSSLHNSSNTSNSSQQINTSASSTGSGSVISSNPATAGGQSQNSSLLDVSNTSGASVNTSTDGSAKVPPVKKTFTLNPAAKPFTPRSPSTQNPSRHTSSSPHTPQTPGPIMSQAPPQPQQQQPQQQQQPPQQQTGYPGQQQHVAAPQQIIMSYMMPPQATFQTTQQHPHAGQQTRIRKVPVAAQIQVAAATGQPLVAPGPIQMLPPYPPTFHHQPFQPAPSFPQYRIYHESPQPTQLQYLAPTPPSTTPSPGQPHQQYHPGPQPSPAAAGPQAYAPAHQQQPPHYPMMCPIVAAPPQIMPTVYPNMAQQQQNHHQQNLHVMHVAQHPSAQ, from the exons GACCCCGCGGCAACGGTCAATCGTGGCGGACGGCATCTACAGCAACGCGCTGTTCATGCATGCGGCCACCTCACATGTCGGCAACATCGTCCAGGTCCAGACGGCATCCGGTATCATATTCGAAGGAGTCTTTCGGACGTTCTCGTCGCAATTTCAG GTTGTACTGGAAATGGCCCATCGTATTGAGATCGGCCCAGACAACGAGAGCAAAATACTCGTCGATTCGGTGGTGGATCGACTCATCTTCAAACCCGGCGACATTGTTAGTATTTCTGCCAAAGACGTCGACCTAGACTACGCCACACGGGACACCTTCAAGACGGACACGGCCATATCCCGGTGCAACGGAAACGGCCGGCCAGAAGAACGGGAGCTCGAACCGTGGGATGAAAGTGGAGCCCTGAACGGAGATTGCGAGTTCAGTCTGGAACTAGATGCCAATGCAAATGGGTGGGATGTGAATGATATGTTCCACAAGAACGAAACGATTTACGGAGTACAGTCTACGTTTGATCAATCGTTAACCGGGTACACGGTTCAGATTCAGAAGAAGGATTCTGACGACTTCAAAAATCAGGAATCGGAAGCAGAACGAATTGCTAACGAGATAGAAAGCAATCCGATTTATAAGGATAGGATTGATTTGGAGAACGGCGACGAGGAATCGGCTTTTGCAGCTGTTGTCCGACCGGCGAACGCCAGTCCAGTTCAGCCATCATCGGCGAACTCATCTTCAGCACAAAGCTCTAATAGTATGAACGACAAGGGAGGTAGCAGCAACAATAATTCTAGTAACAATAATACAGTGATGCCATCGAACGCGAAGTATATCGTACCGGCCAAACGTAAACCAGGTCAAGCCGGAAAACTAACAGTGCGGAGTACTCCACCTCCAGCTCTTGCAAATAACGGTGCACCACCAAgccaacagcaacagcagcagcagcagcaacaaccaCAACAGCCACCCTCGCAACAACCACAGAGTCCACAGGCACCTCCCCATTCGAAGAATACCTATCCTAGTATGTCGATGCCAtcgcagcagcaacagcagcagcagcaacaacaacagcagcagcaacagcaacaacccCAATCTCAGCCTCAACAGTCAGCTCCTGTGAATCAACACGGAGGAGGAatgcaacagcagcaacagcaacctCAGTACGGTGGGATGCATTCGAATCAGTATGGTGGTCATGTTCCACAGCATCAGAaccatcaacaacaacagcagcagcagcaagtcCCGCCgccccagcagcagcagcaacagcataACCAATCATCTTCAGTTGTAAATAGTAGtaataatatgaataaaatgaacGGTGACGGTGGTGCCCGGGACATGTCACAATCTAGTAATAATATGAATGTAAATAGTAATACTAAGCCAATGCCGCAGCGAACAGTTCGGCAGCCACAGCAATACCAGAACACGGCACCGGTGAACTACAGTGAGCCGCCGCCCTCGTTGGGTCCACAGCAAATGCAATCTATGGGCAAACCTCCGATGCACGTTACTCACGGGCCCCATCATGGAGTTGCCACACACATGCCGCCACCACCAGTTGCGGTTGCGGCCGGAGATCCATCGCAAATTCAACCACCACAAGTGGTTATGCAACCACATCACGTTGTGCTGCCGCCTCCAATGATAAACGTTGGAGGACCCGCCCCTCCCCAGCAGCAACAAATGCAACAACCCCCACCACAACCTCAACGACCGGTTGTGGTGCGCTCTCGCGATATGGAAGTCGACAACCTACGCAAATTCCAGCAGGATTTCAAACTTGCACcaccccaacaacagcaacctCCTATGCATCAACAACCGCCCCCGCAGCAACACGCAGTTCAACAAACCATGCAGCAACAGGAGCAATCCCCAATGGAATCCTCCCCTCCGATCGCTCAAAAACACTCAGAACCGCCAccacaccagcagcagcagaaccAAGCGTCGCAAACACCCTCGGGAATTGTTCACCAACAACCCCCGCAGCATATGATTCAATCTCAGCAACAATCTCAACGACCACCCCAACAACCAACCCCTCCCCAAACCCAGCAACAATCCACATCCACTTCGCCCCCACAGTCATCACTGCACAATAGCAGCAACACCTCCAATTCAAGTCAACAGATCAATACTTCGGCTAGCAGTACCGGTAGCGGTAGTGTGATCAGCTCCAACCCTGCTACCGCCGGTGGCCAAAGTCAGAACAGTTCCCTGCTGGACGTCAGCAACACCAGTGGAGCTTCCGTGAACACCAGCACGGATGGTTCCGCCAAGGTCCCTCCGGTGAAGAAAACTTTCACCCTGAACCCTGCAGCGAAACCATTCACGCCACGTAGTCCCAGCACCCAGAACCCATCACG TCACACGTCTTCTAGCCCGCACACGCCGCAAACTCCGGGGCCGATCATGAGCCAGGCACCGCCGCAACCGCAGCAACAGCAgccacagcagcagcaacaacccCCGCAGCAACAAACGGGCTATCCGGGCCAGCAGCAGCACGTCGCCGCCCCGCAGCAGATCATCATGTCTTACATGATGCCCCCGCAGGCCACATTCCAGACAACCCAGCAGCATCCCCACGCCGGCCAGCAGACCCGCATCCGGAAAG TACCGGTTGCAGCCCAGATACAGGTTGCCGCGGCTACTGGACAGCCGCTGGTGGCTCCCGGACCAATCCAGATGCTGCCTCCCTACCCGCCAACTTTCCACCATCAGCCCTTCCAGCCGGCGCCGTCATTCCCGCAGTACCGAATCTATCACGAAAGCCCGCAACCCACGCAGCTCCAATACCTGGCCCCGACACCGCCCTCCACGACTCCCTCGCCCGGTCAACCCCATCAGCAGTACCACCCGGGACCGCAACCATCTCCGGCAGCGGCCGGACCGCAAGCCTACGCTCCCGCTCACCAGCAGCAGCCTCCGCACTATCCGATGATGTGCCCGATCGTGGCTGCCCCACCCCAGATTATGCCCACAGTTTATCCGAACATggcgcagcagcagcagaaccaTCACCAGCAAAATCTGCACGTGATGCATGTCGCGCAGCATCCTTCCGCTCAGTAG
- the LOC129750703 gene encoding ataxin-2 homolog isoform X4 gives MHAATSHVGNIVQVQTASGIIFEGVFRTFSSQFQVVLEMAHRIEIGPDNESKILVDSVVDRLIFKPGDIVSISAKDVDLDYATRDTFKTDTAISRCNGNGRPEERELEPWDESGALNGDCEFSLELDANANGWDVNDMFHKNETIYGVQSTFDQSLTGYTVQIQKKDSDDFKNQESEAERIANEIESNPIYKDRIDLENGDEESAFAAVVRPANASPVQPSSANSSSAQSSNSMNDKGGSSNNNSSNNNTVMPSNAKYIVPAKRKPGQAGKLTVRSTPPPALANNGAPPSQQQQQQQQQQPQQPPSQQPQSPQAPPHSKNTYPSMSMPSQQQQQQQQQQQQQQQQQPQSQPQQSAPVNQHGGGMQQQQQQPQYGGMHSNQYGGHVPQHQNHQQQQQQQQVPPPQQQQQQHNQSSSVVNSSNNMNKMNGDGGARDMSQSSNNMNVNSNTKPMPQRTVRQPQQYQNTAPVNYSEPPPSLGPQQMQSMGKPPMHVTHGPHHGVATHMPPPPVAVAAGDPSQIQPPQVVMQPHHVVLPPPMINVGGPAPPQQQQMQQPPPQPQRPVVVRSRDMEVDNLRKFQQDFKLAPPQQQQPPMHQQPPPQQHAVQQTMQQQEQSPMESSPPIAQKHSEPPPHQQQQNQASQTPSGIVHQQPPQHMIQSQQQSQRPPQQPTPPQTQQQSTSTSPPQSSLHNSSNTSNSSQQINTSASSTGSGSVISSNPATAGGQSQNSSLLDVSNTSGASVNTSTDGSAKVPPVKKTFTLNPAAKPFTPRSPSTQNPSRHTSSSPHTPQTPGPIMSQAPPQPQQQQPQQQQQPPQQQTGYPGQQQHVAAPQQIIMSYMMPPQATFQTTQQHPHAGQQTRIRKGGFRVPVAAQIQVAAATGQPLVAPGPIQMLPPYPPTFHHQPFQPAPSFPQYRIYHESPQPTQLQYLAPTPPSTTPSPGQPHQQYHPGPQPSPAAAGPQAYAPAHQQQPPHYPMMCPIVAAPPQIMPTVYPNMAQQQQNHHQQNLHVMHVAQHPSAQ, from the exons ATGCATGCGGCCACCTCACATGTCGGCAACATCGTCCAGGTCCAGACGGCATCCGGTATCATATTCGAAGGAGTCTTTCGGACGTTCTCGTCGCAATTTCAG GTTGTACTGGAAATGGCCCATCGTATTGAGATCGGCCCAGACAACGAGAGCAAAATACTCGTCGATTCGGTGGTGGATCGACTCATCTTCAAACCCGGCGACATTGTTAGTATTTCTGCCAAAGACGTCGACCTAGACTACGCCACACGGGACACCTTCAAGACGGACACGGCCATATCCCGGTGCAACGGAAACGGCCGGCCAGAAGAACGGGAGCTCGAACCGTGGGATGAAAGTGGAGCCCTGAACGGAGATTGCGAGTTCAGTCTGGAACTAGATGCCAATGCAAATGGGTGGGATGTGAATGATATGTTCCACAAGAACGAAACGATTTACGGAGTACAGTCTACGTTTGATCAATCGTTAACCGGGTACACGGTTCAGATTCAGAAGAAGGATTCTGACGACTTCAAAAATCAGGAATCGGAAGCAGAACGAATTGCTAACGAGATAGAAAGCAATCCGATTTATAAGGATAGGATTGATTTGGAGAACGGCGACGAGGAATCGGCTTTTGCAGCTGTTGTCCGACCGGCGAACGCCAGTCCAGTTCAGCCATCATCGGCGAACTCATCTTCAGCACAAAGCTCTAATAGTATGAACGACAAGGGAGGTAGCAGCAACAATAATTCTAGTAACAATAATACAGTGATGCCATCGAACGCGAAGTATATCGTACCGGCCAAACGTAAACCAGGTCAAGCCGGAAAACTAACAGTGCGGAGTACTCCACCTCCAGCTCTTGCAAATAACGGTGCACCACCAAgccaacagcaacagcagcagcagcagcaacaaccaCAACAGCCACCCTCGCAACAACCACAGAGTCCACAGGCACCTCCCCATTCGAAGAATACCTATCCTAGTATGTCGATGCCAtcgcagcagcaacagcagcagcagcaacaacaacagcagcagcaacagcaacaacccCAATCTCAGCCTCAACAGTCAGCTCCTGTGAATCAACACGGAGGAGGAatgcaacagcagcaacagcaacctCAGTACGGTGGGATGCATTCGAATCAGTATGGTGGTCATGTTCCACAGCATCAGAaccatcaacaacaacagcagcagcagcaagtcCCGCCgccccagcagcagcagcaacagcataACCAATCATCTTCAGTTGTAAATAGTAGtaataatatgaataaaatgaacGGTGACGGTGGTGCCCGGGACATGTCACAATCTAGTAATAATATGAATGTAAATAGTAATACTAAGCCAATGCCGCAGCGAACAGTTCGGCAGCCACAGCAATACCAGAACACGGCACCGGTGAACTACAGTGAGCCGCCGCCCTCGTTGGGTCCACAGCAAATGCAATCTATGGGCAAACCTCCGATGCACGTTACTCACGGGCCCCATCATGGAGTTGCCACACACATGCCGCCACCACCAGTTGCGGTTGCGGCCGGAGATCCATCGCAAATTCAACCACCACAAGTGGTTATGCAACCACATCACGTTGTGCTGCCGCCTCCAATGATAAACGTTGGAGGACCCGCCCCTCCCCAGCAGCAACAAATGCAACAACCCCCACCACAACCTCAACGACCGGTTGTGGTGCGCTCTCGCGATATGGAAGTCGACAACCTACGCAAATTCCAGCAGGATTTCAAACTTGCACcaccccaacaacagcaacctCCTATGCATCAACAACCGCCCCCGCAGCAACACGCAGTTCAACAAACCATGCAGCAACAGGAGCAATCCCCAATGGAATCCTCCCCTCCGATCGCTCAAAAACACTCAGAACCGCCAccacaccagcagcagcagaaccAAGCGTCGCAAACACCCTCGGGAATTGTTCACCAACAACCCCCGCAGCATATGATTCAATCTCAGCAACAATCTCAACGACCACCCCAACAACCAACCCCTCCCCAAACCCAGCAACAATCCACATCCACTTCGCCCCCACAGTCATCACTGCACAATAGCAGCAACACCTCCAATTCAAGTCAACAGATCAATACTTCGGCTAGCAGTACCGGTAGCGGTAGTGTGATCAGCTCCAACCCTGCTACCGCCGGTGGCCAAAGTCAGAACAGTTCCCTGCTGGACGTCAGCAACACCAGTGGAGCTTCCGTGAACACCAGCACGGATGGTTCCGCCAAGGTCCCTCCGGTGAAGAAAACTTTCACCCTGAACCCTGCAGCGAAACCATTCACGCCACGTAGTCCCAGCACCCAGAACCCATCACG TCACACGTCTTCTAGCCCGCACACGCCGCAAACTCCGGGGCCGATCATGAGCCAGGCACCGCCGCAACCGCAGCAACAGCAgccacagcagcagcaacaacccCCGCAGCAACAAACGGGCTATCCGGGCCAGCAGCAGCACGTCGCCGCCCCGCAGCAGATCATCATGTCTTACATGATGCCCCCGCAGGCCACATTCCAGACAACCCAGCAGCATCCCCACGCCGGCCAGCAGACCCGCATCCGGAAAGGTGGGTTCCGAG TACCGGTTGCAGCCCAGATACAGGTTGCCGCGGCTACTGGACAGCCGCTGGTGGCTCCCGGACCAATCCAGATGCTGCCTCCCTACCCGCCAACTTTCCACCATCAGCCCTTCCAGCCGGCGCCGTCATTCCCGCAGTACCGAATCTATCACGAAAGCCCGCAACCCACGCAGCTCCAATACCTGGCCCCGACACCGCCCTCCACGACTCCCTCGCCCGGTCAACCCCATCAGCAGTACCACCCGGGACCGCAACCATCTCCGGCAGCGGCCGGACCGCAAGCCTACGCTCCCGCTCACCAGCAGCAGCCTCCGCACTATCCGATGATGTGCCCGATCGTGGCTGCCCCACCCCAGATTATGCCCACAGTTTATCCGAACATggcgcagcagcagcagaaccaTCACCAGCAAAATCTGCACGTGATGCATGTCGCGCAGCATCCTTCCGCTCAGTAG